The Macaca fascicularis isolate 582-1 chromosome 1, T2T-MFA8v1.1 genome includes a window with the following:
- the LYST gene encoding lysosomal-trafficking regulator isoform X1, which translates to MSTDSNSLAREFLTDVNRLCNAVVQRVEAREEEEEETHMATLGQYLVRGRGFLLLTKLNSIIDQALTCREELLTLLLSLLPLVWKIPVQEEKATDFNLPLSADIILTKEKNSSSQRSTQEKLHLEGSALSSQVSAKVNVFRKSRRQRKITHRYSIRDARKTQLSTSDSEANSDEKGITMNKHRRPHLLQHFVTSFPKEDHPKAKLDHLTTKEEQTPPDTMALENSREIIPRQESNTDILSEPAALSVISNMNNSPFDLCHVLLSLLEKVCKFDITLNHNSPLAASVVPTLTEFLAGFGDCCSLSDNLESRVVSAGWTEEPVALIQRMLFRTVLHLLSVDVSTAEMMPENLRKNLTELLRAALKIRTCLEKQPDPFAPRQKKTLQEVQEDFVFSKYRHRALLLPELLEGVLRILICCLQSAASNPFYFSQAVDLVQEFIQHHGFNLFETAVLQMEWLVLRDGVPPEASEHLKALINSVMKIMSTVKKVKSEQLHHSMCTRKRHRRCEYSHFMHHHRDLSGLLVSAFKNQVSKNPFEETADGDVYYPERCCCIAVCAHQCLRLLQQASLSSTCVQILSGVHNIGICCCMDPKSVIIPLLHAFKLPALKNFQQHILNILNKLILDQLGGAEISPKIKKAACNICTVDSDQLAQLEETLQGNLRDAEPSSSSSTPSYRFQGILPSSGSEDLLWKWDALKAYQNFVFEEDRLHSIQIANHICSLIQKGNIVVQWKLYNYIFNPVLQRGVELAHHCQHLSITSAQSHVCSHCNQCLPQDVLQIYVKTLPILLKSRVIRDLFLSCNGVNQIIELNYLNGIRSHSLKAFETLIISLEEQQKDASVPGIDGIDNEQKELSSVHVGTSFHHQQAYSDSPQSLSRFYAGLKEAYPKRRKTVNQDVHINTINLFLCVAFLCISKEAESDRELANDSEDTSGYDSTASEPLSHMLPCLSLESLALPSPEHMHQAADIWSMCRWIYMLSSVFQKQFYRFGGFQVCHKLIFMIIQKLFRSHKEEQGKKEGDTTVNENQDLNRISQPEITMKEDLLSLTIKSDPIPSELGSLKKSADSLGKLELQHISSMNVEQISASEAAPEEAKIFTSQESETSLQSIRLLEALLAICLHGARTSQQKMELELPSQNLSVENILFEMRDHLSQSKVIETQLAKPLFDALLRVALGNYSADFERSDAVTEKSRQSAEELSSQPRDFSEEAEDSQCCSFKLLVEEEGYEADSESNPEDGKTQDDGVDLKSETEGFSASSSPNDLLENLTQGEIIYPEICMLELNLLSASKAKLDVLAHVFESFLRIIRQKEKNIFLLMQQGTVKNLLGGFLSILTQADSDFQACQKVLVDLLVSLMSSRTCSEELTLLLRIFLEKSPCTKILLLGILKIIESDTTMSPSQYLTFPLLHTPNLSNGVSSQKYPGILNSKAMGLLRRARVSRSKKEADRESFPHRLLSSWHIAPVHLPLLGQNCWPHLSEGFSVSLWFNVECIHEAESTAEKGKNIKKRNKSLILPDSSFDGTGSDRPEGAEYINPGERLIEEGCIHIISLGSKALMIQVWADPHNASFIFRVCMDSNDDVKAVLLAQVESQENIFLPSKWQHLVLTYLQQPQGKKKIRGKISIWVSGQRKPDVTLDFMLPRKTSLSSDSNKTFCMIGHCLSSQEEFLQLAGKWDLGNLLLFNGAKVGSQEAFYLYACGPNHTSVMPCKYGKPVNDYSKYITKEILRCEQIRELFMTKKDVDIGLLIESLSVVYTTYCPAQYTIYEPVIRLKGQMKTQLSQRPFSSKEVQSILLEPHHLKNLQPTEYKTIQGILHEIGGTGVFVFLFARVIELSSCEETQALALRVILSLIKYNQQRVHELENCNGLSMIHQVLIKQKCIVGFYILKTLLEGCCGEDIIYMNENGEFKLDVDSNAIIQDVKLLEELLLDWKIWNKAEACNMYLFYFLL; encoded by the exons GCATTGACATGTAGAGAAGAACTCCTGACTCTTcttctgtctctccttccactGGTATGGAAGATACCTGTCCAAGAAGAAAAGGCAACAG ATTTTAATCTACCGCTCTCAGCTGATATAATCCTGACCAAAGAAAAGAACTCAAGCTCACAAAGATCCACTCAGGAAAAATTACATTTAGAAGGAAGTGCCCTGTCTAGTCAGGTTTCTGCAAAAGTAAATGTTTTTCGAAAAAGCAGACGACAGCGTAAAATTACCCATCGCTATTCTATAAGAGATGCAAGAAAGACACAGCTGTCCACCTCAGATTCAGAAGCCAATTCAGATGAAAAAGGCATAACAATGAATAAGCATAGAAGGCCCCATCTGCTGCAGCATTTTGTAACATCGTTTCCTAAAGAAGACCACCCTAAAGCTAAACTTGACCACTTAACAACCAAAGAAGAACAGACTCCTCCAGATACTATGGCTTTGGAAAATTCCAGAGAGATTATTCCAAGACAGGAGTCAAACACTGACATTTTAAGTGAGCCAGCTGCCTTGTCTGTTATCAGTAACATGAACAATTCTCCGTTTGACTTATGTCATGTTTTGTTATCTTTATTAGAAAAAGTTTGTAAGTTTGACATTACCTTGAATCATAATTCTCCTTTAGCAGCCAGTGTAGTGCCCACACTAACTGAATTCCTAGCAGGCTTTGGGGACTGCTGTAGTCTGAGTGACAACTTGGAGAGTCGAGTAGTTTCTGCAGGTTGGACTGAAGAACCAGTGGCTTTGATTCAAAGGATGCTCTTTCGAACAGTGTTGCATCTTCTGTCAGTAGATGTTAGTACTGCAGAGATGATGCCAGAAAATCTTAGGAAAAATTTAACTGAATTGCTTAGAGCAgctttaaaaattagaacatgCCTAGAAAAGCAGCCTGACCCTTTTGCaccaagacaaaagaaaacactgCAGGAGGTTCAGGAAGATTTTGTGTTTTCAAAGTATCGTCATAGAGCCCTTCTTTTACCTGAGCTTTTGGAAGGAGTTCTTCGGATTCTGATCTGTTGTCTTCAGAGTGCAGCTTCAAATCCCTTCTACTTCAGTCAAGCTGTGGATTTGGTTCAAGAATTCATTCAGCATCATggatttaatttatttgaaacagcAGTTCTTCAAATGGAATGGCTGGTTTTAAGAGATGgagttcctcctgaggcctcagAGCATTTGAAAGCCCTAATAAATAGTGTGATGAAAATAATGAGCACTGTCAAAAAGGTGAAATCAGAGCAACTTCATCATTCGATGTGTACAAGAAAAAGGCACAGACGATgtgaatattctcattttatgcaTCATCACCGAGATCTCTCAGGTCTTCTGGtttcagcttttaaaaaccaGGTTTCCAAAAACCCATTTGAAGAGACTGCAGATGGAGATGTTTATTATCCTGAGCGGTGCTGTTGCATTGCGGTGTGTGCCCATCAGTGCTTGCGCTTACTACAGCAGGCTTCCTTGAGCAGCACTTGTGTCCAGATCCTCTCGGGTGTTCATAACATTGGAATATGCTGTTGTATGGATCCCAAATCTGTAATCATTCCTTTGCTCCATGCTTTTAAGTTGCCAGCACTGAAAAATTTTCAGCAGCATATATTGAATATCCTTAACAAACTTATTTTGGATCAGTTAGGAGGAGCAGAGATatcaccaaaaattaaaaaagcagcTTGTAATATTTGCACTGTTGACTCTGACCAACTAGCCCAATTAGAAGAGACACTGCAGGGAAACTTACGTGATGCTGAACCCTCCTCAAGTTCATCCACTCCTTCTTACAGATTTCAAGGGATCCTGCCTAGCAGTGGATCTGAAGATTTGTTGTGGAAATGGGATGCTTTAAAGGCTTATCAGAACTTTGTTTTTGAAGAAGACAGATTACATAGTATACAGATTGCAAATCACATTTGCAGTTTAATCCAGAAAGGCAATATAGTTGTTCAGTGGAAgctatataattacatatttaatccTGTGCTCCAAAGAGGAGTTGAATTAGCACATCATTGTCAACACCTAAGTATTACTTCAGCTCAGAGTCATGTATGTAGTCATTGTAACCAGTGCTTGCCTCAGGACGTGCTTCAGATTTATGTAAAAACTCTGCCTATCCTGCTTAAATCCAG GGTAATAAGAGATTTGTTTTTGAGTTGTAATGGAGTAAATCAAATAATCGAATTAAATTACTTAAATGGTATTCGAAGTCATTCTCTAAAAGCATTTGAAACTCTGATAATCAGCCTAGAGGAGCAACAGAAAGATGCCTCAGTTCCAGGTATTGATGGGATAGACAATGAACAGAAGGAGTTGTCCTCTGTACATGTAGGTACTTCTTTTCATCATCAGCAAGCTTATTCAGATTCTCCTCAGAGTCTCAGCAGATTTTATGCTGGCCTCAAAGAAGCTTATCCAAAGAGGCGGAAGACTGTTAACCAGGATGTTCATATCAACACAATAAACCTATTCCTCTGTGTGGCATTTTTATGCATAAGTAAAGAAGCAGAGTCTGATAGGGAGTTGGCCAATGACTCAGAAGATACTTCTGGCTATGACAGCACAGCCAGCGAGCCTTTAAGTCACATGCTGCCATGTTTATCTCTCGAGAGCCTTGCCTTGCCTTCTCCTGAACATATGCACCAAGCAGCAGACATTTGGTCTATGTGTCGTTGGATCTACATGTTGAGTTCAGTCTTCCAGAAACAGTTTTATAGGTTTGGTGGTTTCCAAGTATGCCATAAGTTAATATTTATGATAATACAGAAACTGTTCAGAAGTCACAAAGAGGAGcaaggaaaaaaggagggagatACAACTGTAAATGAAAACCAGGATTTAAACAGAATTTCTCAACCTGAGATAACTATGAAGGAAGATTTATTATCTTTGACTATAAAAAGTGACCCCATACCATCAGAACTAGGTAGTCTAAAAAAGAGTGCTGACAGTTTAGGTAAATTAGAGTTACAGCATATTTCTTCCATGAATGTGGAACAAATTTCAGCTAGTGAAGCTGCTCCCGAGGAAGCAAAGATATTTACAAGTCAAGAAAGTGAGACCTCACTTCAGAGTATACGACTTTTGGAAGCCCTTCTGGCCATTTGTCTTCATGGTGCCAGAACTAGTCAACAGAAGATGGAATTGGAGTTACCTAGTCAG AACTTGTCTgtggaaaatatattatttgaaatgagGGACCATCTTTCCCAGTCAAAGGTGATTGAAACACAACTAGCAAAGCCTTTATTTGATGCCCTGCTTCGAGTTGCCCTTGGGAATTATTCAGCAGATTTTGAACGTAGTGATGCTGTGACTGAGAAG AGTCGTCAATCTGCAGAAGAATTGTCATCCCAGCCTCGTGATTTTTCAGAAGAAGCTGAGGATTCTCAGTGTTGTAGTTTTAAGCTTTTAGTTGAAGAAGAAGGTTATGAAGCAGATAGTGAAAGCAATCCTGAAGATGGCAAAACCCAAGATGATG ggGTAGACTTAAAGTCTGAAACAGAAGGTTTCAGTGCATCAAGCAGTCCAAATGACTTACTCGAAAACCTCACTCAAGGGGAAATAATATATCCTGAGATTTGTATGCTAGAATTAAATTTGCTTTCTGCTAGTAAAGCCAAACTTGATGTGCTTGCCCATGTATTTGAGAGTTTTTTGAGAATTAttaggcagaaagaaaagaatatttttctgcTCATGCAACAG GGAACTGTGAAAAATCTTTTAGGAGGGTTCTTGAGTATTTTAACACAGGCCGATTCTGATTTTCAAG CATGCCAGAAAGTATTGGTGGATCTTTTGGTATCTTTGATGAGTTCAAGAACATGTTCAGAAGAGCTAACCCTTCTTTTGAGAATATTTCTAGAGAAATCTCCTTGCACA aaAATTCTTCTCCTAGGTATTCTGAAAATTATTGAAAGTGATACTACTATGAGCCCTTCACAGTATCTAACCTTCCCTTTACTGCACACTCCAAATTTAAGCAACGGTGTTTCATCACAAAAGTATCCTGGGATTTTAAACAGTAAGGCCATGGGTTTATTGAGAAGAGCACGAGTTTCACGGAGCAAGAAAGAGGCTGATAGAGAGAGTTTTCCCCATCGGCTGCTTTCATCTTGGCACATAGCCCCAGTCCACCTGCCGTTGCTGGGGCAAAACTGCTGGCCACACCTATCAGAAGGTTTCAGTGTTTCACTGTGGTTTAATGTGGAATGTATCCATGAAGCTGAGAGTACcgcagaaaaaggaaagaacataaagaaaagaaacaaatcattAATTTTACCAGATAGCAGCTTTGATGGTACAG GGAGCGACAGACCGGAAGGTGCAGAGTACATAAATCCTGGTGAAAGACTCATAGAAGAAGGATGTATTCATATAATTTCACTGGGATCCAAAGCGTTGATGATCCAAGTGTGGGCTGATCCCCACAATGCCAGTTTTATCTTTCG tGTGTGCATGGATTCAAATGATGACGTGAAAGCTGTTTTACTAGCACAGGTTGAATCACAGGAGAATATTTTCCTCCCAAGCAAATGGCAACATTTAGTACTCACCTACTTACAGCAGCCCCAAGGGAAAAAGAAGATTCGTGGGAAAATCTCCATATGGGTCTCTGGACAGAG GAAGCCTGATGTTACTTTGGATTTTATGCTTCCAAGAAAAACAAGTTTGTCATCTGATAGCAATAAAACATTTTGCATGATTGGCCATTGTTTATCATCCCAAGAAGAGTTTTTGCAGTTAGCTGGAAAATGGGACCTGGGAAATTTGCTTCTCTTCAATG GAGCTAAGGTTGGTTCACAAGAGGCCTTTTATCTGTATGCTTGTGGGCCCAACCATACATCTGTAATGCCATGTAAGTATGGCAAGCCAGTGAATGACTACTCCAAATATATTACTAAAGAAATTTTGCGATGTGAACAAATCAGAGAACTTTTTATGACCAAGAAAGATGTGGATATTGGTCTCTTAAtt GAAAGTCTTTCAGTTGTTTATACAACTTACTGTCCTGCTCAGTACACCATCTATGAGCCAGTGATTAGACTTAAAGGTCAAATGAAAACTCAACTCTCTCAAAGACCCTTCAGCTCAAAAGAAGTTCAGAGCATCTTATTAGAACCTCATCATCTAAAGAATCTCCAACCTACTGAATATAAAACCATTCAAGGCATTCTGCACGAAATTGGTGGAACTggtgtatttgtttttctctttgctagG GTCATTGAACTCAGTAGCTGTGAAGAAACTCAAGCATTAGCACTGCGAGTTATACTCTCATTAATTAAATACAACCAACAAAGAGTACATGAATTAGAAAATTGTAATGGACTTTCTATGATTCATCAGGTGTTGATCAAACAAAAATGCATTGTTGGGTTTTACATTTTGAAG